The following proteins come from a genomic window of Candidatus Thermoplasmatota archaeon:
- a CDS encoding peptidylprolyl isomerase, translating to MSVARGDTVAVRYTGRLDNNEVFDTNRDDDEPLTFRVGDGQVIPGFETAVLGLAKGATKRVRIPPEEAYGFKRQDLVQTFDRDALDADTGPLSVGLQVEVEDEDGNSFPADVVEFDDETVTLDLNHPLAGEALTFDITVVEVYRDGA from the coding sequence GCGCGCGGGGACACGGTCGCCGTCCGTTACACGGGTCGACTGGACAACAACGAGGTCTTCGACACCAACCGGGACGACGACGAGCCGCTCACCTTCCGCGTCGGGGACGGGCAGGTCATCCCGGGTTTCGAGACGGCGGTCCTCGGCCTCGCGAAGGGGGCCACGAAGCGCGTCCGCATCCCCCCGGAGGAGGCCTACGGCTTCAAGCGGCAGGATCTCGTCCAGACGTTCGACCGCGACGCGCTCGACGCGGACACCGGTCCCCTGAGCGTCGGCCTCCAGGTCGAGGTCGAGGACGAGGACGGAAACAGCTTTCCCGCCGATGTCGTCGAGTTTGACGACGAGACCGTGACCCTGGACCTGAACCACCCGCTTGCCGGGGAGGCCCTCACCTTCGACATCACGGTCGTCGAAGTCTACCGCGACGGCGCCTGA